In Salmo salar chromosome ssa15, Ssal_v3.1, whole genome shotgun sequence, one genomic interval encodes:
- the fbxw12 gene encoding F-box/WD repeat-containing protein 12, whose amino-acid sequence MDYHPYLTNDCLIHIFSFFQEDDLIRASSVCKEWQEAAETPWLWREMCLQRWGFCNIAVLGSEHGQQAWKSYFLRRSHLELKMTKGRSGGDYTCKSLRGHTGRVVGCVYLSGNSPQLPDFWSSTPTVCSSSSDGTVRAWDVQQGVQLWCSPVQSPLTGMVADGGHGGVITSDSTGLLKAWDGQSGQEMSFYSSASPQCTLLPYSMEGSSFLSVGTSQGSVHTLTSPSLSKLSTLVVCDTFKVNLLLASPDKKWILAGTTENMDMSPKVLSSQSVTCPSEKEDLLCQCLPVSGCSAAAFLPSQPARLATVHCKNNSHLNTHHNKVLSVFDIIIKKTRLKTEIQVEQVEKFELVFEGRTSDILLEGKGSSTLVVAAHRELKVYTVKGELICSFKDHTEPICSICVDSFRVVTASRDLSLRVLTWKTDRDKGLTLESRYHLLGGSHSMSRGFSYVVCDYSTIVASVEAVDGKDVLKAYSFNS is encoded by the exons ATGGATTATCATCCTTACCTAACTAATGATTGCCTAATTCACATTTTCTCTTTTTTTCAAGAAGATGATTTAATTCGAGCATCAAGTGTCTGTAAG GAATGGCAAGAAGCAGCAGAAACACCTTGGTTGTGGCG AGAAATGTGTCTGCAGCGTTGGGGTTTCTGTAACATTGCGGTGCTGGGCTCTGAACATGGGCAGCAGGCTTGGAAGAGCTACTTCCTGCGTCGCTCTCACCTGGAGCTGAAGATGACCAAGGGCAGGTCCGGTGGGGACTAcacctgtaaaagtttgaggggaCACACAG GCAGGGTGGTTGGGTGTGTATACCTGTCAGGGAACTCTCCCCAGCTCCCTGACTTCTGGAGCTCCACCCCTACTGTCTGCAGTTCATCCTCAGATGGTACAGTCCGTGCCTGGGATGTCCAGCAG GGGGTACAGCTGTGGTGCAGTCCTGTTCAGAGTCCTCTGACTGGGATGGTAGCTGACGGTGGGCATGGTGGGGTCATCACGTCAGATTCCACAGGGCTGCTCAAAGCCTGGGATGGTCAGAGTGGACAGGAGATGTCCTTCTACTCCTCAGCATCCCCACAGTGCACCTTACTGCCCTACAGTATGGAAGGCAGCTCTTTTCTCTCA GTGGGGACCAGTCAAGGCTCTGTCCATACTCTGACTAGCCCCTCACTGTCAAAGCTGTCCACTCTGGTGGTGTGTGACACATTCAAAGTAAACCTACTCCTGGCATCGCCAGACAAAAAATGGATCCTAGCTGGAACTACAGAGAATATGGATATGAGTCCAAAG GTGTTGTCCAGTCAGAGTGTGACGTGTCCCTCTGAGAAGGAGGATCTTCTGTGCCAGTGTCTGCCTGTCTCAGGCTGCAGTGCTGCTGCCTTCCTGCCCTCCCAGCCGGCCAGACTGGCCACGGTCCACTGCAAGAACAACTCACACTTAAACACGCATCACAACAAGGTCCTCTCTGTGTTCGACATCATCATAAAAAAGACCAGATTGAAGACAGAGATCCAGG TTGAGCAGGTGGAGAAATTCGAGTTGGTATTTGAGGGCAGGACTTCGGACATCCTTCTGGAGGGCAAGGGAAGCAGCACTCTGGTTGTAGCTGCTCACAGAGAGCTGAAGGTCTACACTGTGAAAGGAGAACTCATCTGTAGCTTCAAGGACCATACTGAACCTATCTGCTCTATTTGTGTG GATAGTTTCCGTGTAGTCACTGCTTCTCGGGACCTGTCTTTAAGAGTGCTGACGTGGAAAACTGACAGAGACAAAGGGCTCACCCTGGAAAGTCGATACCACTTACTGGGAGGCTCTCACTCCATGTCCAG AGGGTTCAGTtatgtggtttgtgactactcaACCATTGTGGCTTCAGTGGAAGCAGTGGATGGGAAGGATGTCCTGAAGGCCTACTCTTTCAACTCCTGA
- the LOC106571899 gene encoding protein Wnt-7a encodes MSRKTRRWIFRVLLCLGIVYLKIGGFSSVVALGASIICNKIPGLAPRQRIICQSRPDAIIVIGEGAQMGINECQFQFKNGRWNCSALGERTVFGKELKVGSKEAAFTYAIIAAGVAHAITAACTQGNLSDCSCDTEKQGFYSKGQGWKWGGCSADISYGLGFSKVFVDAREVKQNARSLMNLHNNEVGRKILEKNMHLECKCHGVSGSCTTKTCWTTLPKFRELGYILKEKYAHAVHVEPVKASRNKRPKFLKIKKLYSYRKPMDTDLVYMEKSPNYCEADPMTGSVGTQGRLCNKTVMQQISGCDLMCCGRGYNTHQYSRVWQCNCKFLWCCYVKCNTCSERTEVYTCK; translated from the exons ATGAGTCGAAAAACTAGACGCTGGATTTTTCGGGTTTTGCTTTGCCTTGGGATTGTCTATTTGAAAATCGG TGGCTTTTCATCGGTGGTCGCGCTAGGTGCGAGTATAATCTGTAACAAGATTCCCGGTTTGGCTCCCCGACAGCGGATAATCTGTCAGAGTCGCCCGGATGCCATTATCGTCATCGGAGAGGGAGCACAAATGGGGATAAACGAGTGTCAGTTTCAGTTCAAAAATGGGCGCTGGAACTGCTCTGCGCTTGGAGAAAGGACGGTCTTCGGAAAAGAGTTGAAAGTGG GCAGTAAAGAGGCCGCGTTCACCTACGCCATCATAGCGGCCGGCGTTGCCCACGCCATTACTGCAGCCTGTACTCAGGGAAACCTGAGTGACTGCAGCTGTGACACAGAGAAGCAGGGTTTCTACAGTAAAGGCCAGGGCTGGAAGTGGGGCGGCTGTTCAGCAGACATCAGCTATGGCCTGGGCTTCTCCAAGGTGTTCGTGGACGCCAGAGAGGTCAAACAGAATGCCAGGTCTCTCATGAACCTGCACAACAACGAAGTGGGACGCAAG ATCCTGGAGAAGAACATGCATTTGGAATGCAAGTGTCATGGTGTTTCGGGCTCGTGCACCACCAAAACCTGCTGGACGACACTTCCCAAGTTCCGCGAGCTCGGCTACATTCTCAAAGAGAAGTACGCCCATGCTGTGCACGTGGAACCAGTCAAAGCCAGCCGCAACAAGCGGCCCAAATTCCTCAAGATCAAGAAGCTCTACTCCTACCGGAAACCCATGGACACAGACCTGGTGTACATGGAGAAGTCCCCTAATTACTGCGAAGCGGACCCGATGACGGGCAGTGTTGGGACGCAAGGCCGGCTGTGTAATAAGACTGTTATGCAGCAGATCAGCGGCTGTGACCTGATGTGCTGCGGACGGGGGTACAACACACACCAGTACTCCCGTGTGTGGCAGTGCAACTGCAAGTTCTTGTGGTGCTGCTACGTCAAGTGCAACACCTGCAGCGAGAGGACAGAGGTGTACACCTGCAAATGA